A genomic segment from Canis aureus isolate CA01 chromosome 4, VMU_Caureus_v.1.0, whole genome shotgun sequence encodes:
- the RARS1 gene encoding arginine--tRNA ligase, cytoplasmic isoform X2, producing the protein MEGLVAQCSARLLQQEKEIKSLTAEIDRLKNCGCLEGSPDLEQLREENLKLKYRLKILRKMLKTKEQKVNPREIAENITKHLPDNECVERVEIAGPGFINVHLRKDFVSQQLTNLLVNGVQLPALGENKKVVVDFSSPNIAKEMHVGHLRSTIIGESMCRLFEFAGYDVLRLNHVGDWGTQFGMLIAHLQDKFPDYLTVSPPIGDLQAFYKESKKRFDTEEEFKKRAYQCVVLLQSKNPDIIKAWKLICDVSRQEFNKIYDALDISLIERGESFYQDRMNDVVKEFEDKGFVQVDDGRKIVFVPGCSVPLTIVKSDGGYTYDTSDLAALKQRLFEEKADMIIYVVDNGQSVHFQTIFGAAQMIGWYDPKVTRVSHAGFGVVLGEDKKKFKTRSGETVRLIDLLEEGLKRSMDKLKEKERDKVLTAEELKAAQTSVAYGCIKYADLSHNRLNDYIFSFDKMLDDRGNTAAYLLYAFTRIRSIARLANINEEMLQKAAQETKIVLDHEKEWKLGRCILRFPEILQKILDDLLLHTLCDYIYELATTFTEFYDSCYCVEKDRQTGQVLKVNMWRMLLCEAVAAIMAKAFDILGIKPVQRM; encoded by the exons ATGCTCAAAACCAAGGAACAGAAAGTTAATCCAAGAGAAATTGCTGAAAACATTACCAAACACCTCCCAGACAATGAATGTGTTGAAAGAGTTGAAATTGCCGGCCCTG GTTTTATTAATGTCCACCTAAGAAAGGACTTTGTATCACAACAGTTGACCAATCTTCTGGTGAATGGTGTTCAACTACCTGCCCTTGGAGAGAATAAAAAG gTTGTAGTTGACTTCTCGTCTCCCAACATAGCTAAGGAGATGCATGTAGGCCATCTCAGATCAACTATCATAGGAGAGAGCATGTGCCGCCTCTTTGAATTTGCAGGATATGATGTGCTAAG ATTAAACCATGTAGGAGATTGGGGAACCCAATTTGGCATGCTCATCGCTCACCTGCAAGATAAATTTCCAGATTACCTAACAGTTTCACCTCCTATTGGGGATCTTCAAGCCTTTTATAAG GAATCCAAGAAGAGATTTGATACTGAGGAGGAATTTAAGAAGCGAGCATACCAGTGTGTGGTTCTGCTCCAAAGTAAAAATCCAGATATTATAAAAGCTTGGAAGCTTATCTGTGATGTTTCCCGCCAAG AGTTTAATAAAATCTATGACGCATTGGACATCTCTTTAATAGAGAGAGGGGAATCCTTCTATCAAGACAGGATGAATGACGTTGtaaaagaatttgaagataaAG GATTTGTGCAAGTGGATGATGGCAGAAAAATTGTGTTTGTCCCAGGATGTTCTGTACCATTAACCATAGTAAAATCAGATGGAGGTTATACCTATGATACATCTGACCTGGCTGCTCTTAAACAAAGACTATTTGAGGAAAAAGCAGATATGATTATCTATGTGGTAGACAATGGACAA TCTGTGCACTTCCAGACAATATTTGGTGCTGCTCAAATGATTGGTTGGTATGACCCTAAAGTAACTCGAGTATCTCATGCCGGATTTGGTGTGGTGCTGGGAGAAGACAA GAAGAAGTTTAAAACACGTTCAGGTGAAACCGTGCGCCTCATAGACCTTCTGGAAGAAGGACTAAAACGATCCATGGAcaaattgaaggaaaaagaaagagacaag gTCTTAACTGCAGAGGAATTAAAGGCTGCTCAGACATCTGTTGCTTATGGTTGTATCAAATATGCTGATCTTTCGCATAACCGGTTGAATGACTACATCTTCTCCTTTGACAAAATGCTGGATGACAGAGGAAACACAGCTGCTTATTTGTTGTATGCCTTCACTAGAATCAG GTCTATTGCACGTCTGGCCAATATTAATGAAGAGATGCTTCAGAAAGCTGCTCAAGAGACCAAGATCGTTTTGGACCATGAGAAGGAATGGAAACTGGGCCGGTGTATTTTACGGTTCCCTGAGATTCTCCAAAAGATTTTAGATGACTTACTTCTCCACACTCTCTGTGATTATATCTATGAGCTGGCAACTACTTTCACAGAATTCTATGATAGCTGCTATTGTGTAGAGAAGGATCGACAAACTG gaCAAGTGTTGAAGGTAAACATGTGGCGTATGCTGCTTTGTGAAGCAGTAGCTGCTATTATGGCCAAGGCATTCGATATTTTGGGAATAAAACCTGTCCAAAGAATGTAA